The following proteins are co-located in the Rheinheimera salexigens genome:
- the ahpC gene encoding alkyl hydroperoxide reductase subunit C: MSSIINTKIKPFNATAFHQGKFVPVSEKDLAGKWSVVVFYPADFTFVCPTELGDLADFYPKFQEAGVEVYSVSTDTHFTHKAWHDASETIKKITYPMIGDPTGTMTRNFGVMIEEEGLALRGSFVINPEGEIKVAEIHDLGIGRSAAELFRKVQAAQYVANHDGEVCPAKWTPGEATLAPSLDLVGKI; this comes from the coding sequence ATGTCTTCTATTATTAATACAAAAATTAAGCCGTTCAATGCAACTGCATTTCATCAAGGTAAATTCGTACCAGTTTCAGAAAAAGATTTAGCCGGTAAATGGTCGGTAGTAGTATTTTACCCAGCTGACTTCACCTTTGTTTGTCCAACAGAGTTAGGCGACTTAGCTGATTTCTACCCTAAATTCCAAGAAGCTGGTGTTGAAGTATATTCAGTATCAACAGATACTCATTTCACGCACAAAGCGTGGCATGATGCTTCTGAAACTATCAAGAAAATTACCTACCCAATGATCGGTGACCCAACAGGTACTATGACGCGTAACTTTGGCGTGATGATTGAAGAAGAAGGTTTAGCGTTACGTGGTTCTTTCGTTATTAACCCTGAAGGCGAAATCAAAGTTGCTGAAATTCACGACTTAGGCATTGGCCGTAGTGCTGCAGAATTGTTCCGTAAAGTACAAGCGGCACAATATGTTGCTAACCATGATGGCGAAGTATGTCCAGCTAAGTGGACTCCAGGTGAAGCAACTTTAGCTCCATCATTAGATTTAGTCGGTAAAATCTAA
- a CDS encoding phosphoadenylyl-sulfate reductase, translating to MITKVENHKFRTILNQDATTQQLWLDQINQLLAPLTAQQRVNWALEYLPQQPMLSSSFGIQAAVMLHLLSQQQPDIPVVLVDTGYLFAETYQFIEQLTQQLKLNLQVYRANLTPAWQEARYGRLWQSAEGIKQYNQINKVEPMQRALKELQVGCWFTGLRRSQSSTRADIAVVEISRGAVKVQPILDWSNKDIFYYLKQHGLSYHPLWEQGYVSVGDTHSTRKLELGMSEEDTRFNGFGRECGLHVDGDGI from the coding sequence ATGATAACTAAAGTGGAAAATCATAAATTTCGGACTATTTTGAATCAAGATGCCACGACGCAACAGCTATGGTTAGATCAAATTAATCAATTACTAGCGCCATTAACTGCACAACAGCGAGTGAATTGGGCGCTAGAGTACTTGCCACAACAGCCAATGCTAAGCTCAAGCTTTGGCATTCAAGCTGCGGTAATGTTGCACTTATTGTCACAACAGCAACCGGATATTCCCGTGGTACTCGTTGATACAGGCTATCTATTTGCTGAAACCTATCAGTTTATAGAGCAGTTAACTCAGCAGCTGAAACTAAATTTACAGGTGTATCGCGCTAACCTAACCCCCGCTTGGCAAGAAGCACGTTATGGTCGTTTATGGCAAAGTGCAGAAGGTATTAAACAATATAATCAAATCAATAAAGTAGAGCCTATGCAACGGGCACTTAAAGAGCTGCAAGTAGGCTGTTGGTTTACCGGCTTACGCCGTAGTCAAAGTAGTACTCGTGCCGATATAGCCGTAGTTGAAATTAGCCGCGGAGCAGTAAAAGTACAGCCGATTCTTGATTGGAGTAATAAAGACATATTTTATTACCTAAAACAACATGGCTTAAGTTATCACCCGCTTTGGGAGCAGGGCTATGTATCGGTTGGTGATACCCATTCCACGCGTAAGTTAGAGCTGGGAATGAGTGAAGAAGATACCCGATTTAATGGTTTTGGCCGCGAATGTGGTTTACATGTAGACGGTGACGGTATTTAA
- the ahpF gene encoding alkyl hydroperoxide reductase subunit F, with amino-acid sequence MLDTNLKQALKTYLQNLKTEVELVVSLDDSAKAAEVNDLATQIAELSDLVTLRRDDEALERKPSMLVRSVAKGTEITFAGVPLGHEFTSLVLALLHSGGHPIKEDAEIIEQISQLPGNFAFETFVSLSCQTCPEVVQALNIMSAINPNITNVMIDGALFQQEVADKNVMSVPSVYLNGELFSQGAITLEKIIQKIDVNAEQRQAEALKNKADFDVLVVGGGPAGAAASIYAARKGLQTGIVAERFGGQVADTVGIENFISVQHTEGPKLVANLEAHVREYDVDIMNGQRAVKLSKGDKIQLELANGAVLNSKTLVLSPGARWREMNVPGEQEYRGKGVAYCPHCDGPLFKGKRVAVIGGGNSGIEAAIDLAGLVEHVTVLEFAPELRADAVLIKKANSMANITIITDAQSTEVTGDGNRVNGINYTDRKTGDSHHVELAGIFVQIGLVPNTEWLRGAIELSPRGEIIIDDRGQTSMPGVFAAGDATTTPFKQIIIAMGAGATASLGAFDYLIRH; translated from the coding sequence ATGTTAGATACTAACCTTAAACAAGCTTTGAAAACCTATCTGCAGAACCTAAAAACTGAGGTTGAATTGGTAGTCTCTTTAGACGATAGCGCTAAAGCTGCAGAAGTTAATGACCTAGCAACGCAAATTGCTGAATTATCTGATCTGGTAACATTGCGTCGCGATGATGAAGCACTAGAACGAAAACCATCGATGCTAGTACGCTCTGTGGCAAAGGGCACTGAAATTACCTTTGCTGGCGTACCTTTAGGCCATGAATTTACCTCTTTAGTCCTAGCTTTATTACACTCAGGTGGCCATCCTATTAAAGAGGATGCCGAGATTATTGAACAAATTAGTCAATTACCGGGTAACTTCGCTTTTGAGACCTTTGTGTCATTAAGTTGCCAAACCTGCCCTGAAGTGGTGCAAGCATTAAACATTATGTCGGCCATAAACCCTAATATCACCAACGTGATGATAGATGGTGCTTTGTTCCAGCAAGAAGTCGCGGACAAAAATGTGATGTCGGTACCGTCGGTGTATTTAAATGGTGAGCTATTCTCACAAGGCGCCATTACCTTAGAAAAAATCATTCAAAAAATTGATGTTAATGCTGAACAACGCCAAGCTGAAGCCCTAAAAAATAAAGCCGACTTTGATGTTCTGGTGGTCGGTGGTGGCCCAGCAGGTGCAGCAGCCTCTATCTATGCTGCCCGTAAAGGCTTACAAACCGGCATTGTTGCCGAGCGCTTTGGTGGCCAAGTGGCTGATACCGTGGGTATCGAAAACTTTATTTCGGTTCAACATACTGAAGGGCCTAAGTTAGTTGCCAATCTAGAAGCCCATGTTCGTGAATACGATGTGGATATCATGAATGGTCAACGTGCGGTTAAGTTAAGTAAAGGCGACAAAATTCAGCTGGAATTAGCTAATGGTGCGGTACTGAACAGTAAAACCTTAGTATTATCTCCAGGTGCGCGCTGGCGTGAAATGAACGTGCCGGGTGAGCAAGAGTATCGCGGTAAAGGCGTCGCTTACTGTCCACATTGCGATGGCCCGTTATTTAAAGGTAAACGTGTTGCCGTTATTGGTGGTGGTAATTCGGGTATCGAGGCCGCTATCGATTTAGCTGGTCTTGTTGAACATGTCACTGTACTGGAGTTTGCGCCGGAATTACGCGCCGATGCAGTATTAATTAAAAAAGCTAATTCTATGGCCAATATTACTATTATTACTGACGCTCAAAGCACAGAAGTCACTGGTGATGGCAATAGAGTAAACGGTATTAACTACACTGATCGTAAAACAGGCGACTCGCACCATGTTGAGTTGGCAGGTATTTTTGTCCAAATTGGTTTAGTGCCTAATACTGAATGGTTACGTGGCGCTATTGAGTTATCACCTCGTGGCGAAATTATTATTGATGACCGTGGCCAAACCTCTATGCCTGGCGTATTTGCCGCCGGCGATGCGACAACAACACCGTTTAAGCAGATTATTATTGCCATGGGTGCCGGTGCCACGGCCTCGTTAGGCGCATTTGATTACTTAATTCGCCACTAA
- a CDS encoding META domain-containing protein, which yields MLFFKRLTVFSAAALLAACQQVNLPQGDYQQLSAEETEKPLQLLLQEGKISGFTGCNNVMGQYSLDKGELVVSQLASTMMACAPEDMQREQQFNQFLQNRPKVSIEDNVLILSENETIYQFSLR from the coding sequence ATGCTATTTTTTAAACGTCTAACAGTTTTTTCTGCTGCGGCTTTACTTGCCGCCTGTCAACAAGTTAACTTGCCGCAAGGTGACTATCAGCAACTATCAGCTGAAGAAACTGAAAAGCCATTACAACTCTTATTACAAGAAGGTAAAATTTCTGGTTTTACTGGCTGTAATAACGTAATGGGCCAATATAGCTTAGATAAGGGCGAGCTTGTTGTTTCTCAACTGGCAAGCACCATGATGGCCTGTGCACCTGAAGATATGCAGCGTGAACAACAGTTTAATCAGTTTTTACAAAACAGACCCAAAGTCAGCATAGAAGATAACGTATTAATCTTAAGTGAAAATGAGACAATTTATCAATTTAGCTTACGCTAA